The following are encoded in a window of Mycobacteroides chelonae CCUG 47445 genomic DNA:
- a CDS encoding TetR/AcrR family transcriptional regulator, whose protein sequence is MSARDTLIASVTGLVRRRGVAGTGLNALLEDSGVSRRTIYLNFPGGKQELVAEATRLAGQELTAIIKAAGDDIDPAHGIQLFIELWKAQLGETEMQAGCPIVAAVLGRTEAPEASAVAADAFQDWQAILTERLTRYHVAAEAARSLARTMIAAIEGAVIMSIAAQSTETLDDVGERLAELIRLYVPAGTTP, encoded by the coding sequence ATGTCGGCACGTGACACGTTGATCGCTAGCGTGACGGGTCTGGTGCGGCGCCGTGGCGTCGCGGGAACCGGTCTCAACGCACTGCTGGAAGACAGCGGTGTGTCACGGAGAACCATCTACCTCAACTTTCCCGGCGGTAAGCAGGAACTGGTCGCCGAGGCGACCCGCCTCGCGGGACAAGAGCTGACGGCCATCATCAAGGCGGCCGGTGACGATATCGATCCGGCACACGGCATTCAGTTGTTCATCGAACTGTGGAAGGCGCAACTCGGCGAAACCGAGATGCAGGCGGGGTGCCCGATCGTCGCTGCCGTGCTGGGACGTACCGAGGCGCCCGAGGCCTCGGCGGTGGCGGCGGACGCATTCCAGGATTGGCAGGCCATTCTCACCGAGCGGCTTACGCGCTATCACGTGGCTGCCGAGGCGGCACGCTCGCTGGCCCGGACCATGATCGCGGCGATCGAAGGCGCCGTCATCATGTCGATCGCCGCGCAGTCGACGGAGACGCTCGACGACGTCGGTGAGCGGCTCGCAGAGCTCATCAGGCTGTACGTCCCCGCCGGCACCACGCCGTAA
- a CDS encoding NADH:flavin oxidoreductase/NADH oxidase family protein, whose translation MADLHDPLPLASGQVLRNRLMKSALSEGLGDTSQGPDHRLVELYRRWGTGGFGLVVTGNVMVDRSHLGEPGNVVIEDDRHLDGLSRWAKATKDGGGLIWMQVNHPGRQANPLATASQPVAPSAIKMNVPGWQAPRELTDDEIENIIDRYATTASIADAAGFDGVQIHGAHGYLVAQFLSPRTNRRTDRWGGDPEHRMRFVLEVVRRTRAAVSPGFSVAIKLNSADFQRGGFTEEESRAVIAALASEEVDLIEISGGTYESPAMEGRPLVTSASTQAREAYFLEYARTAREAAGDVPIAVTGGFRTEAAMSDAVRSGDCDVVGLGRPTTVNPESADSLLTARQDKLTVPDASLPLPGWLASTGRAKSFLSALELQWHNTQLHRLGAGTDPDPTIGPWITALRLLKNNGVDAFRRRRSS comes from the coding sequence GTGGCAGACCTACACGATCCTCTTCCACTGGCCTCGGGCCAGGTACTGCGCAATCGACTGATGAAGTCGGCCCTCAGCGAGGGCCTCGGCGACACCTCTCAGGGACCCGACCACCGGCTCGTCGAGTTGTACCGCCGCTGGGGCACCGGCGGGTTCGGCCTCGTCGTCACCGGCAATGTGATGGTTGACCGCAGCCACCTGGGTGAGCCGGGAAATGTGGTCATCGAGGACGACCGGCATCTCGATGGCCTGTCGCGGTGGGCCAAGGCAACCAAGGATGGCGGCGGCCTGATCTGGATGCAGGTGAACCACCCAGGGCGGCAAGCCAACCCGCTCGCCACGGCGTCCCAGCCGGTGGCACCGTCCGCGATCAAGATGAACGTCCCCGGATGGCAAGCGCCACGTGAACTCACCGATGACGAGATCGAGAACATCATCGACCGGTACGCGACCACGGCGTCGATCGCCGATGCGGCCGGGTTCGACGGTGTTCAGATCCACGGCGCACACGGCTATCTGGTGGCACAGTTCCTGTCGCCACGTACCAATCGGCGCACCGACCGGTGGGGAGGCGACCCGGAACATCGGATGCGTTTCGTTCTCGAGGTTGTCCGCCGCACGCGTGCGGCGGTGAGCCCCGGCTTCTCGGTCGCCATCAAGCTCAACTCCGCGGACTTCCAGCGTGGAGGCTTCACCGAGGAAGAGTCGCGGGCAGTCATCGCGGCGCTCGCCTCCGAAGAGGTCGACCTCATCGAAATCAGCGGTGGTACTTACGAATCGCCGGCAATGGAGGGCAGGCCGCTGGTGACATCGGCGTCGACCCAGGCCCGCGAGGCCTACTTCCTCGAGTACGCCCGCACCGCCCGCGAGGCGGCAGGTGACGTACCGATCGCCGTGACAGGAGGCTTCCGCACGGAAGCCGCCATGTCCGACGCCGTCCGATCGGGTGATTGCGATGTCGTGGGGCTCGGGCGCCCGACAACTGTCAATCCCGAGTCCGCCGACAGCCTGCTGACGGCGCGTCAGGACAAGCTGACCGTTCCGGACGCTTCACTGCCCCTACCCGGCTGGCTGGCTTCGACCGGCAGGGCGAAGTCTTTCCTGAGCGCACTGGAACTCCAGTGGCACAACACCCAACTACACCGCCTGGGCGCGGGGACCGACCCGGACCCCACCATCGGCCCGTGGATCACGGCACTTCGACTTCTCAAGAACAACGGGGTCGACGCCTTTCGGAGAAGGAGAAGTTCATGA
- a CDS encoding nitroreductase family deazaflavin-dependent oxidoreductase — MTDKTLRKFRRERAMGRYLLNPAVSALTKLGLRTALASELETTGRKTGQLRRVPVSVQFDATGAWVISQHGTRSGWGSNIAANPNVRLKQGNRWRTGTAQFRPDDDVVARGRKFGAVGARVVKALETTPISVRIDFTD, encoded by the coding sequence ATGACGGACAAGACACTGCGCAAGTTCCGCAGAGAGCGCGCCATGGGCCGTTACCTGCTCAACCCCGCCGTCTCGGCCCTGACAAAGCTTGGCCTGCGTACAGCGCTCGCCTCGGAGCTGGAAACCACCGGACGCAAGACCGGCCAGCTGCGGCGAGTCCCGGTCTCGGTCCAGTTCGACGCGACCGGTGCGTGGGTAATCAGCCAGCACGGCACCCGCTCGGGCTGGGGCAGCAATATCGCCGCGAATCCCAATGTCCGCCTGAAGCAGGGAAACAGGTGGCGTACCGGAACCGCCCAGTTCCGGCCCGATGACGACGTCGTCGCGCGGGGCCGCAAGTTCGGGGCCGTCGGCGCGCGGGTGGTCAAGGCACTGGAGACCACCCCGATATCGGTGCGCATCGATTTCACCGACTGA
- a CDS encoding tautomerase family protein translates to MPLYQCITRAESLTDEVRQAIAQEFTRIHCEITGAPAVFVHVVFNEYQPGHHYLAGKPESDTTFIAGTIRSGRSLEQRQQLLRELSSAWHELTGQSEEELVLGISEQDASAVMEAGLIFPEAGAEAAWFEQNREKLGFLLNQ, encoded by the coding sequence ATGCCTCTCTATCAGTGCATAACACGTGCGGAGAGCCTCACCGACGAGGTGCGGCAGGCCATCGCCCAGGAATTCACACGTATTCACTGCGAAATCACCGGCGCTCCGGCGGTATTCGTCCACGTGGTCTTCAATGAATACCAACCAGGCCACCACTATCTGGCGGGCAAACCGGAAAGCGACACCACCTTCATCGCGGGCACTATCCGTTCAGGGCGTTCCCTGGAACAACGTCAACAACTGCTCCGTGAACTCTCGTCCGCCTGGCACGAGCTGACCGGCCAGTCGGAGGAGGAACTCGTCCTGGGCATTTCCGAACAGGACGCCTCCGCAGTCATGGAAGCCGGGCTCATTTTCCCCGAGGCCGGCGCCGAGGCCGCCTGGTTTGAGCAGAACCGAGAGAAGCTGGGCTTCCTTCTCAACCAGTAG
- a CDS encoding oxygenase MpaB family protein, with amino-acid sequence MVDQSAITRPVSLDEGLREAIPMPVEDPADDSVETPRLGADSLVWKFYGDVRGVLGFQRLAGTENCIEQLGKAVEDHSVIFTDTLGRARRSGPPIMKTIYSADPQKWGRMVRDFHKPITGTISDGSRYHALNPELFYWAHATFVDQVLYITDTFIRRLSYAEKVRIFEESKVWYSLYGVSARNQPQTYDEFVTYMEGMFDRFVPTKTILYATGYIRQGVPGPKQIPKPLWRLLSAPLNAFIRTVVVGTLPPQMKQVCRLEWSDKKERNFQRFATVMRALNPLFNRLPVRALYLPWASEGWNREGVDPRPLYNRAP; translated from the coding sequence ATGGTCGATCAGAGCGCCATCACCCGTCCCGTCAGCCTCGACGAAGGGCTCCGGGAAGCAATCCCCATGCCCGTGGAAGACCCTGCGGACGACTCCGTGGAAACCCCGCGACTGGGCGCCGACTCCCTGGTGTGGAAGTTCTACGGGGATGTCCGTGGCGTCCTCGGCTTTCAGCGGCTCGCCGGCACCGAGAACTGCATCGAACAGCTGGGTAAGGCGGTCGAGGACCATTCGGTGATCTTCACCGACACCCTTGGCCGCGCACGCCGCTCCGGGCCGCCCATCATGAAGACCATCTACTCGGCGGACCCACAGAAGTGGGGGCGGATGGTGCGCGATTTCCACAAGCCGATCACCGGAACCATCAGCGACGGATCGCGTTACCACGCACTCAATCCCGAGCTCTTCTATTGGGCGCATGCGACTTTCGTCGACCAGGTCTTGTACATCACCGACACATTCATCCGGCGTCTCTCCTACGCCGAGAAGGTACGGATCTTCGAGGAGAGCAAGGTCTGGTACAGCCTCTACGGGGTCAGTGCGCGCAATCAGCCGCAGACGTACGACGAGTTCGTCACCTACATGGAGGGCATGTTCGACCGGTTCGTGCCGACCAAGACGATCCTCTACGCGACGGGCTACATCCGCCAGGGCGTGCCCGGGCCCAAGCAGATTCCCAAGCCGCTGTGGCGTCTGCTGTCGGCGCCACTGAACGCCTTCATCCGGACGGTCGTCGTCGGAACGCTCCCGCCGCAGATGAAGCAGGTCTGCCGACTGGAGTGGAGCGACAAGAAGGAACGCAACTTCCAGCGCTTCGCCACGGTCATGCGCGCATTGAACCCGTTGTTCAACAGGCTGCCGGTGCGGGCGCTGTACCTGCCGTGGGCGTCCGAGGGCTGGAATCGTGAAGGAGTCGACCCCCGCCCGCTGTACAACCGGGCGCCATGA
- a CDS encoding TetR/AcrR family transcriptional regulator, with product MTTLVGVTSAPPTDAVLDAARIEFERHGMRRANMDAIARRAGVSRRTLYRRFPTKEALFEHLIEAESLGIFGQLAVAANGQDAQGAIVECFTLAMRLITESRLAGTIIENEPELVIGLNTPSGEKAIVRASALVASSLRHSGATMPDDAVLAVSEILVRLVGSLLTNRAGVLDITDTVAVRRYAQTYLARLVW from the coding sequence ATGACCACACTCGTGGGGGTGACCAGCGCCCCACCCACCGATGCCGTACTCGATGCCGCGCGCATTGAGTTCGAGCGGCACGGTATGCGCCGCGCCAACATGGACGCCATCGCACGTCGCGCCGGGGTGAGCCGCCGCACCCTCTACCGCCGCTTCCCCACCAAGGAAGCGCTGTTCGAGCACCTCATCGAGGCAGAGAGTCTGGGCATCTTCGGCCAGCTCGCCGTCGCCGCCAACGGCCAGGATGCCCAGGGCGCCATCGTCGAGTGCTTCACGCTGGCCATGCGGCTCATCACGGAAAGCCGGCTAGCGGGCACCATCATCGAGAACGAGCCGGAACTCGTCATCGGCCTCAACACGCCTTCTGGGGAGAAGGCCATTGTGCGAGCCAGCGCGCTGGTGGCGTCCAGCCTGCGGCACAGCGGCGCCACAATGCCCGATGACGCAGTGCTCGCGGTGTCGGAAATCCTTGTGCGGCTGGTTGGTTCCCTGCTCACCAACCGCGCCGGCGTACTCGATATCACCGATACCGTGGCGGTACGGCGGTACGCACAGACCTACCTGGCTCGATTGGTCTGGTAG
- a CDS encoding TetR/AcrR family transcriptional regulator: MYAEQTRSDLLDSARRHFTTTGYNSVTVDDIVSSIEVSKGTFYYHFSDKQAMFSALLTECLTETADTVTTAIRLLDKPGANGPQVAATSAWVYLSRSRDDRTYRELMRQAPMVLGEETYRHIDDTIVLPPLVTLMETLAARHELKAGVHTHMAARMLMTMFVTANSIIAESDDPATTMTEVADTIATMFSGIVLGDVPLSRAAANG; encoded by the coding sequence ATGTACGCAGAACAGACTCGTTCGGACCTTCTGGATTCCGCGCGCCGGCATTTCACGACGACCGGCTACAACAGCGTGACCGTCGACGACATCGTCAGCAGCATCGAAGTCAGCAAGGGCACGTTCTACTACCACTTCTCCGATAAGCAGGCGATGTTCAGCGCCCTGCTCACCGAATGCCTGACCGAGACCGCCGATACCGTCACCACTGCCATCCGCCTCCTGGACAAGCCCGGCGCCAACGGCCCCCAGGTCGCGGCCACGTCAGCATGGGTGTACCTGTCCCGATCGCGCGACGACAGGACCTACCGGGAACTCATGCGCCAAGCGCCGATGGTCCTCGGCGAGGAGACCTACCGCCACATCGACGACACCATCGTGCTGCCTCCCTTGGTCACACTCATGGAGACCCTTGCCGCCCGTCATGAACTGAAGGCGGGTGTGCACACCCATATGGCCGCCCGGATGCTCATGACGATGTTCGTCACCGCCAACAGCATCATCGCCGAATCCGATGATCCCGCAACAACAATGACAGAAGTCGCCGATACGATCGCCACCATGTTCAGTGGGATCGTGCTCGGAGACGTCCCGCTGTCGCGGGCCGCCGCTAACGGATAG
- a CDS encoding SRPBCC family protein has product MSTPVLIGIVVGVLALGGLLGAVVLFALASGDSGPRRFGVAMPDTDFFDKGASFAVTAQVTVPGPVERVWTQVSEGGYLETIPFVSGPVRSGDQVVTRTPLFAITEKVVHSEEGLKLVAIGTGVSVPLVIKAFGERWELAADGNKVLVRWTVAFTPKWVGWFPLRWTAFAVRPFLRTLLFLAIR; this is encoded by the coding sequence ATGTCCACTCCGGTGCTGATCGGGATCGTCGTGGGAGTGCTGGCCCTCGGGGGCTTGCTGGGGGCTGTGGTGCTGTTCGCCCTAGCCTCCGGCGACAGCGGGCCGCGACGCTTCGGGGTGGCCATGCCGGACACCGATTTTTTCGACAAGGGGGCATCGTTCGCTGTCACCGCGCAGGTCACCGTGCCGGGGCCCGTCGAGCGGGTGTGGACTCAGGTCTCCGAGGGCGGCTACCTGGAGACGATTCCCTTTGTGTCCGGCCCGGTGAGATCGGGTGACCAGGTGGTGACCCGCACTCCGCTGTTCGCGATCACCGAGAAGGTAGTTCACAGCGAAGAGGGCCTCAAGCTGGTCGCGATCGGGACCGGTGTTTCGGTTCCCTTGGTTATCAAGGCATTCGGTGAGCGTTGGGAGCTCGCCGCTGATGGGAACAAGGTGCTGGTGCGCTGGACAGTGGCGTTCACTCCGAAGTGGGTGGGATGGTTCCCGTTGCGCTGGACGGCGTTCGCGGTGCGCCCCTTCCTGCGCACACTCCTGTTCCTGGCTATCCGTTAG
- a CDS encoding YiaA/YiaB family inner membrane protein → MSTSEPTVRASTAYYVQSAIAFAVAFASTLGGIAYLPISPWPRAFLAVCTLFLVTSCFGLAKVIRDTHESQQVRNRIDEARIEQIYAEHNPLKPAI, encoded by the coding sequence ATGAGCACATCGGAGCCCACCGTCCGCGCCTCCACGGCGTACTACGTCCAGTCCGCAATCGCCTTCGCGGTCGCATTCGCCTCCACGCTGGGCGGCATCGCCTACCTACCGATATCGCCGTGGCCCCGCGCGTTCCTTGCGGTGTGCACCCTGTTCTTGGTCACCAGTTGCTTCGGGCTGGCCAAGGTCATCCGGGACACCCACGAGTCACAACAGGTCCGCAACCGCATCGACGAGGCGCGCATCGAGCAGATTTACGCCGAGCACAACCCGCTGAAGCCGGCGATCTAG
- a CDS encoding hydroxymethylglutaryl-CoA lyase, giving the protein MSLPAHVTIREVLLRDGLQLEAPISLADKLTLLDAIAATGVREVEATAFVSPSKMPALADAAELSAQLDNYPDIEFSALIASPNGAKRALAAGLTSLEYVVSASDGHSRANVGASSAEATARIEEIVALAGEADATVEVIVACSWDCPFDGPTPEDRVLDIVRRARDWGVDRYAVADTIGTTTPRRVTNLVAAVRPIVGNAPLGAHFHNTRGSGLASAYAAVQSGVTRLDSSIGGLGGCPFAPGATGNIATEDLVYLLRDSGIGVDVDLEAAIAAARVVQSVVGHEVPSALLRAGDRVLN; this is encoded by the coding sequence ATGAGTCTGCCTGCCCACGTCACCATCCGCGAGGTGCTGCTGCGAGACGGACTTCAGCTTGAGGCACCGATCTCGTTGGCGGACAAGCTGACACTGCTCGATGCGATAGCGGCGACAGGGGTGCGAGAGGTGGAGGCCACCGCATTCGTCTCGCCCTCCAAGATGCCGGCGCTGGCCGACGCCGCCGAGTTGTCGGCGCAGCTGGATAACTACCCGGATATCGAGTTCTCTGCCCTCATCGCCAGCCCCAACGGCGCCAAGCGTGCCCTGGCGGCGGGACTGACCTCGCTGGAGTACGTGGTTTCGGCGTCCGATGGACACAGTCGAGCCAACGTCGGTGCTAGCAGCGCTGAGGCCACCGCGCGTATCGAGGAAATCGTGGCGCTCGCCGGTGAGGCCGATGCCACGGTGGAGGTGATAGTGGCCTGTTCATGGGACTGCCCGTTCGACGGACCCACCCCGGAAGATCGAGTGCTCGATATCGTGCGCCGAGCCCGCGATTGGGGGGTGGACCGGTACGCCGTTGCCGACACCATTGGTACTACGACACCGCGTCGCGTCACGAATCTCGTTGCGGCGGTGCGGCCTATCGTCGGTAATGCACCGCTGGGCGCACATTTCCACAACACCCGTGGATCTGGTTTGGCCAGCGCGTACGCCGCCGTGCAGTCCGGAGTGACGCGGCTGGACTCCTCGATCGGCGGACTCGGTGGCTGTCCGTTCGCGCCGGGCGCAACCGGCAACATCGCCACCGAGGATCTGGTGTATCTGCTGCGGGACAGCGGTATCGGCGTCGATGTGGACCTCGAAGCCGCGATCGCGGCCGCCCGGGTGGTGCAATCGGTCGTCGGGCACGAGGTCCCCAGTGCGTTGTTGCGTGCCGGTGATCGGGTGCTGAACTAG
- a CDS encoding CaiB/BaiF CoA transferase family protein, whose protein sequence is MTGALDGIRVLELGTLIAGPFAGRLLGDMGAEVLKIEPPGAPDPLRTWGQAEVDGHHVFWTVHARNKKAITLDLRTEAGRALFLDLVEKSDVIVENFRPGTLEKWGLGYEVLAERNKGIILVRVSGYGQTGPDAHKAGYASVAEAASGLRHLNGFPGGPPPRMALSIGDTLAGMFAAQGALAALYRRTVTGRGQIVDTALTESCLAVQESTIPDYDVGGVVRGPSGTRLEGIAPSNIYQSADGSWVVIAANQDTVFRRLCEAMDQPQLSTDERFVDHVARGRNQDELDAIIAEWAAGRLPADIIDVLSAAGVIAGPINTVADVVQDPQLKAREMLVEHFDERLDRSVLGPGVVPVLSESPGGVRNAGPARPGQHNEDVFGGLLGRSAADIEKLRAEGVV, encoded by the coding sequence ATGACGGGTGCTCTCGATGGGATCCGGGTGCTGGAGCTGGGCACCCTGATTGCCGGGCCTTTCGCCGGCCGGCTGCTAGGGGATATGGGCGCCGAGGTGCTCAAGATCGAACCGCCCGGCGCGCCGGACCCGTTGCGAACCTGGGGGCAGGCCGAGGTCGACGGGCACCATGTGTTCTGGACGGTGCACGCCCGCAACAAGAAGGCCATCACCCTGGATCTGCGCACCGAGGCGGGGCGCGCGCTGTTCCTCGACCTTGTCGAGAAGTCGGATGTGATCGTGGAGAACTTCCGGCCCGGCACCCTGGAGAAGTGGGGCCTGGGCTACGAGGTCCTTGCCGAACGCAATAAGGGCATCATCCTGGTTCGAGTCTCCGGCTATGGACAGACCGGGCCGGACGCACACAAGGCCGGGTACGCATCGGTGGCCGAGGCGGCGAGCGGCCTACGGCATCTCAATGGTTTCCCCGGCGGTCCGCCGCCCCGGATGGCGCTCTCGATCGGTGACACCCTTGCCGGGATGTTCGCCGCCCAGGGTGCGCTGGCTGCGCTGTACCGGAGAACCGTCACTGGCCGCGGACAGATCGTCGATACGGCCCTGACCGAGAGTTGTTTGGCAGTGCAGGAATCCACCATTCCTGATTACGACGTGGGTGGCGTGGTGCGTGGCCCGTCGGGAACCCGGCTGGAGGGCATTGCGCCATCGAACATCTATCAGAGCGCGGACGGCAGCTGGGTGGTCATCGCTGCCAATCAAGACACCGTGTTCCGCAGGCTCTGCGAAGCGATGGATCAGCCGCAGCTGAGCACTGATGAGCGCTTTGTCGATCACGTTGCGCGGGGCCGCAATCAGGACGAACTCGACGCGATCATCGCCGAATGGGCGGCTGGGCGTCTACCCGCCGACATCATCGACGTGCTCAGTGCGGCCGGTGTCATCGCAGGCCCTATCAACACCGTCGCCGATGTGGTGCAGGACCCGCAGCTCAAGGCCCGAGAGATGCTCGTCGAACATTTCGATGAACGGCTCGACCGGTCGGTGCTGGGGCCCGGCGTGGTCCCGGTGCTGTCCGAATCGCCGGGCGGTGTCCGCAACGCCGGCCCGGCCCGGCCCGGCCAGCACAACGAGGACGTCTTTGGGGGACTGCTGGGCAGGAGCGCCGCGGATATCGAGAAGTTGCGGGCCGAGGGGGTCGTATGA
- a CDS encoding SDR family oxidoreductase has translation MADHSLTGKTVLITGGGKNLGGLIARDLAEHGVGAVAIHYNSPSSKAAADETVAAVAAAGAKAVAFQGDLTTGDAVSKLFTDTVEAVGRPDIAINTVGKVIKKPFTEITEEEYDEASAVNSKSAFLFLKEAGKHVNDNGKILTLVTSLLGAYTPFYAAYAGTKAPVEHFTRAASKEYGERGISVTAIGPGPMDTPFFYPAEGEDAVAYHKTAAALSPFSKTGLTDIEDIAPFVRFLVSDGWWITGQTILINGGYTTK, from the coding sequence GTGGCTGATCATTCATTGACCGGAAAGACCGTGCTCATTACGGGTGGCGGGAAGAACCTGGGCGGGCTCATCGCTCGGGATTTGGCCGAGCACGGCGTGGGCGCGGTGGCGATCCACTACAACAGCCCGTCGAGCAAGGCTGCGGCCGACGAGACGGTGGCCGCGGTCGCGGCGGCCGGAGCGAAGGCGGTGGCCTTCCAGGGGGATCTGACCACCGGAGACGCCGTAAGCAAACTGTTCACGGACACCGTCGAGGCGGTGGGGCGCCCCGATATCGCCATCAACACGGTCGGCAAGGTCATCAAGAAGCCGTTCACCGAGATCACCGAGGAGGAGTACGACGAGGCGAGCGCGGTGAACTCCAAATCCGCGTTCCTGTTCCTCAAGGAGGCGGGTAAGCACGTCAACGACAACGGCAAGATCCTCACGCTGGTGACGTCTCTGCTCGGCGCGTACACCCCCTTCTACGCGGCATACGCCGGGACGAAGGCGCCGGTGGAGCACTTCACCCGTGCCGCGTCGAAGGAGTACGGGGAGCGCGGCATTTCGGTGACGGCGATCGGCCCCGGCCCGATGGACACCCCGTTCTTCTACCCGGCCGAGGGTGAGGATGCGGTGGCGTATCACAAGACGGCGGCTGCGCTTTCGCCGTTCTCCAAGACCGGCCTGACCGATATCGAGGACATTGCACCGTTCGTGCGGTTCCTGGTGAGCGATGGCTGGTGGATCACGGGGCAGACCATCCTGATCAACGGCGGCTACACCACTAAGTAG
- a CDS encoding LysR family transcriptional regulator translates to MDEVTEGSSLTDLLDSRRLFQFVVAAEAPTLAAAAAELFITQQALSSAIRQLERDLGVELFSRAQRSLQLTDAGQELHTGAKPLLAGIRILADATRNLSNPQRAFVIGHSPAISSEEVYRLIEPAVIADPTMSITVRQIFPSTMRDGLLDGSLDLALRRGVDMPPDLATDTLLYQPLCIAVEQSHSLATRDRINITEIAEFPIVVWAPPRHSFYTDLLVSHCRRSGFEPQLHVNPVQGTPPYTAVLAHPDHCAFVTDEPGDVYHGKVRVVEIADPPLVPVQAVWLPHSVSAIRTTLFEAIQRTAVVSAPSRLEDGGVQRSTPRRSHVTHTSDVR, encoded by the coding sequence ATGGACGAGGTAACCGAGGGTAGTTCGCTGACCGACCTGTTGGACTCCCGGCGATTGTTTCAGTTCGTGGTGGCTGCGGAAGCCCCGACGCTGGCCGCTGCGGCGGCCGAGCTATTCATCACCCAACAGGCGCTGTCGTCGGCGATCCGCCAACTGGAACGCGATCTCGGTGTCGAGCTGTTCTCGCGGGCGCAACGCAGCCTGCAACTGACCGACGCCGGCCAAGAGCTGCACACCGGCGCCAAACCGCTGCTCGCCGGGATACGCATACTTGCCGACGCGACACGCAACCTGTCAAATCCGCAGCGGGCCTTCGTGATCGGACATTCGCCGGCGATCTCCAGCGAGGAGGTGTACCGGCTCATCGAACCGGCCGTTATCGCCGATCCGACGATGTCGATCACCGTGCGGCAGATCTTTCCGAGCACGATGCGCGACGGGCTGCTCGATGGCTCGCTTGATTTGGCGTTACGCCGCGGGGTCGATATGCCACCTGACTTGGCCACCGACACGCTCCTCTATCAGCCGTTATGTATCGCCGTCGAGCAATCGCATAGCCTCGCCACGCGCGATCGCATCAATATCACCGAGATCGCGGAGTTCCCCATCGTGGTGTGGGCGCCGCCCCGCCATTCGTTCTACACGGACCTGCTGGTTTCGCATTGCCGACGAAGTGGTTTCGAACCGCAACTGCACGTCAATCCGGTACAAGGCACGCCGCCGTACACGGCCGTACTCGCACACCCCGATCACTGTGCATTCGTCACCGACGAGCCGGGGGACGTCTATCACGGCAAGGTGCGGGTAGTCGAGATCGCCGATCCCCCATTGGTTCCCGTGCAGGCGGTATGGCTCCCTCATTCGGTGTCTGCCATCCGCACCACTCTGTTCGAGGCTATCCAGCGCACAGCTGTTGTCAGCGCGCCGTCCCGGTTGGAAGATGGAGGTGTTCAGAGAAGCACCCCGAGACGTTCCCATGTCACACATACATCGGATGTTCGTTGA
- a CDS encoding phosphoribosyltransferase: protein MFVDRQDAGRVLAHILAPYNMHDVVVLALPRGGIPVGREIAKALGAPLEVLVVRKLGVPGHEEYAMGAIASGGQMVVDEDIVRTMRVTPEQLEDVAARERRELARRECAYRNQCSTEINGKTVVLVDDGIATGATMRAALLTIGNASPTRVVAAVPIAPRSAFRRFGSLVDDFVVAASPSRFLAVGDAYQDFHQVSDDEVRTLLSR from the coding sequence ATGTTCGTTGATCGCCAGGACGCCGGCCGCGTACTGGCACACATCCTTGCGCCCTACAACATGCACGATGTGGTGGTCCTCGCGTTGCCGCGTGGCGGGATACCGGTAGGGCGGGAAATCGCAAAGGCTCTGGGTGCCCCTCTTGAGGTGCTGGTCGTACGCAAGCTCGGTGTCCCCGGACACGAGGAGTACGCAATGGGTGCCATCGCCAGCGGCGGCCAGATGGTCGTCGACGAGGACATCGTGCGCACGATGCGAGTCACTCCGGAACAGCTCGAAGACGTCGCCGCCCGGGAGCGTCGGGAGCTGGCCCGGCGCGAATGCGCGTACCGAAATCAGTGCAGCACCGAAATCAACGGCAAGACAGTCGTTCTGGTCGACGACGGGATCGCCACCGGCGCGACGATGCGCGCCGCCTTACTGACCATCGGAAATGCTTCGCCCACGCGGGTGGTGGCGGCCGTTCCCATTGCCCCACGATCGGCGTTCCGCCGATTCGGTTCCCTCGTCGATGATTTCGTCGTTGCCGCCTCTCCCTCCCGATTCCTCGCGGTGGGTGACGCCTACCAAGACTTTCACCAGGTCTCCGATGACGAGGTGCGCACGCTCCTTTCTCGTTGA